The nucleotide sequence AGGGCGAGATAGACGGCTTTCTCGTCCAGCCAGAGCCCCAGCTGGCCGAGAGCGAGTATCTCGACTACGAGACCAAGGCCGAGCTTTCCCTGCCGTTCAAAGGCGAGTGGTTCGTCGTCTGGGGCGGACGAACGCTCGAAGCCAATTATCATGCTGCCAACCGCGAACAGCGTTTCGCCATGGACGCGCTGATCATGCGGGATGGCAAGACGCACGCGGGCGAGGCGAGCGTACTCGAAAACTATTATTGCTGGGACGAACCGATCCTGTCGCCGGGAAAAGGAACACTTGTCGCGGTGGTGTCTGACCTGCCTGACAATCCGATCGGGGAGACCGATGCGGCCAATCCGGCCGGAAACCACGTGGTCATCGACCTTGGGAACAGCGAGTTTGCCTTCCTCGGGCACATGCGGGAGGGCAGCATTTCGCTTGAGGTCGGCGATGAGGTGACGACCGGGCAGGAACTGGGACGGTGCGGCAATAGCGGCAATACCTCCGAGCCGCATCTGCACCTTCATCTGCAGACGACGACAGACCTCACCGATGGCGAGGGGCTTCCTGCATTCTTCGTCAATTACACGGCCGACGGAAAACCCGTCGAACGCGGCGAGCCGCAGGCGGGGCAATTCGTCTCAGGGGCGTTCGACAGGCCATGAAGCTGTAGATTGGTCGCCTTGGCCGCAGCCAATCTACTATCAAATCCAGTCCATTGTGATACCACTCTCGACAAGGCTGGGAGAAGCCTCCTAAGCTCGGCTCAATGGCCGGGTGGTTTTCTCCGGCTGCGCCAGGACAATCGAGGTGCACGCTGGCGCACAGAGATCGCACCTCAAAGGGAGATGACATGACTTTCAAGTTTTCCCGGACTGTGCTCGCCGGTCTGACCGCTGCCCTCGTGGCCAGTGTCGGCGTCGTGCTGCCGGCACAGGCCGCAAATCTGCGGATGGCCTGGGCGCAGGACGCCGCTGGTCTTGACCCGCACACCCAGCCGGCCTTTTCGTCGCTGCGCCTGCTCGAGCTCATCTATGAGCCGCTGGTTCGCCACGATGCCGCGCTGGACGTGGTTCCGGCCATTGCCGAGAGCTGGACGTTCTCCGACGACGGCCTGACGCTGACCTTCAAGCTCGATCCGAACGCCAAGTTCAGCGACGGCGCACAGGTGACTGCCGAGGACGTGAAGGCCTCGTTCGAGCGCCTGCTCGACGAAGCGACTGCCGCTGTCGCCCGCTCGAACTTCCTCTCGATCTCCTCGATCGAAGTGACCGATCCGGCAACCGTGGTGTTTACCCTGTCGCAGCCGGACGCGCCGATCCTGGTGGCTATGGCTTCGATCAACGCTGCCATCCTGCCGGCCAAGGCAATTGCCGAAGGCTCGATTGCGACCACGACGCTGGGCTCGGGCCCGTTCGTGCTCGACAGCTGGGAGCCAAACTCCCGCGAAGTGCTGAGCGTCAACCCGAACTGGGCTGGCGGCGAGATCGCCTATGACGGCATCACCATCTCGGTCCTGCCCGACGAGACCGCAATCCTGGCTTCGCTGCGCGCTGGCCAGACCGATTTCGCGCTGATCAATGATCCGCTGGTGGCAACGCTGGTTCCGAACGAAGCGAACCTGCAGCTCAACGCCGTTCCGGGCCTTGCCTATAACGTGCTGCAGCTCAACCCGGCCCGCGCGCCGATGGACAACCTCAAGGTTCGTCAGGCGATTTCCTGCGCCGTTGACCGCCAGGACGTGCTCGACACCGCTCTCGTCGGTGAAGGCAAGGTGACGGGCCCGCTGACCATGCCGGCCTATGCCGTCGATCCCTCGACGCTGTTCTGCTACGAGCAGGACATCGAAAAGGCCAAGGCCCTGATGGCTGAATCCGGCGTTGACGGCTTCACCGCCAAGGTGATCGCCGCCACCGGCGAGCCCCCGGTTGCTTCGGCTGAAGCCCAGGTGCTGCAGAGCCAGCTGGCTGAGATCGGCGTCAAGCTCGAGATCGAACTGATGGAATTGTCCGTCTATGTCGACCGCTGGCTGGCTGGCGATTTCGACATGGCAGTTGCCCAGAACGGTGGTCGCGCGGATCCGTACCCGATGTACAACCGCTACTTCACCAAGGAAGGCAACCTTCAGAAGGTTTCCAACTTTGCTGACGACGAGATCGATAGCCTGCTCCAGCAGGGCCGTGTCGAGACCGACCTCGCCAAGCGCAAGGAAATCTTCGCCAAGTTCGAACAGCGCATCACCGAGCTTGCTCCGTGGGTGTGGCTCTCGACCTCCAACACCTACACCGCTCAGCTCAAGACCCTGTCGGGCTTCGAGCCGTCGGCAACCGGCACGCTGTTTGGCCTCACCAAGGTGACGCTCGGTCAGTAATTTCCGATCTTGGGGCGGGCCTTGCGGCCCGCCTCCTCCTGCCCGAGGTCGGCCTTTTCACTTCTTTCATCCAGGGACCTTAGGCCATGAACTATCTGGCGCGACGGCTGCTGACATTTCCGCTGATCCTGATCGGCGTGTCGCTGCTGGTGTTCTTTTCCATCCGCATGATCCCCGGCGACGCCATTACCGCGATGCTGGGCACCGAGTCCGGTCTGCTGACGCCGGCCCAGCGCCAGGCGCTGGCGGTGTATTTCGGTATCGATCAGCCGGTTATCGTCCAGTATGGCCGCTGGCTGGCGGGTGTGGTGCAGGGTGATCTCGGCATATCGGTGACGCATGGCCGTTCGGTCATGACCATTATTCTCGAGCGCTTTCCGCTGACGCTGCAGATGGCGCTGATGTCCATGGTGATCGCGCTGGCGATCGGCATTCCGGCCGGTGTGCTGGCCGCGACGCGGGCCGAAAAATCCACCGACGTGGTGGTGCGCATCTTTGCCATGCTGGGCCAGTCGACGCCGGGCTTTGTCGTCGGCCTCGTCATCATCTATGTGCTCTCGGTCTATTTTGGCTACATCCCGACCATGGGCAGCTTCGTGCCCTTCTGGGTCGATCCAATGGCCAATCTGGCGCAGCTGATTTTCCCCGCCGTTACGCTGGGCTTTGCCTTTGCCGCCTCGGTGACGCGCATTTCGCGCTCGGCCATGCTCGATGTCCTGAGCGACGACTATATCCGCACGGCGCGCGCCAAGGGCGTGCCCAAGCGGAATGTGATCTGGCGCCATGCGCTGCCCAATGCGCTTATTCCCGTGGTGACGCTGAGCGGCGTCGAATTCGGCTATCTCCTTGGTGGCGCTGTCATCGTCGAGCAGATCTTTGCCCTGCCGGGGCTGGGGCGCCTCACGCTCGAAGCCATCGGCCAGCGTGACTATGCGCTGGTGCAGGGGTGCGTGCTCTTTATCGCCTTCAACTTCCTTGTGGTGAACCTCTTGGTCGACCTTGCCTATGCGGCGCTCGATCCCCGTATTCGTCTGGGAGCCCGCTGATGCGCATTCTCAAGGCCATCGCGGCCCATCCGACCGGCCGTATCGGCGCGGCTATTATCCTCGTCTATCTCATCCTGGCGGTCTGCGGTTCTTTCGGCTTCACGCCGCATGATCCGATCCAGCAATTTCGCGTCGATCGGCTGAAGCCGCCCAATGAGACCTATCTCATGGGCACCGACCTCTTTGGGCGCGATACGGCGAGCCGTCTCATGGCCGGTATCGGGCAGTCCTTCGTCATCGCCTTTGCCTCGGTGGGGCTGGCGACGCTGCTTGGGACCATCATTGGCCTTCTCGCCGGATGGTGGGGCGGGTGGCTCGATGGCGTCTTCATGCGCTCGATGGACGTGCTGCTGGCGTTTCCGGCAATCCTCCTGGCGCTGCTGATCATCGCCATTGTCGGGCCGGGGACCATGACCAGTGTGGTTGCCATTGCCTCGGTCTATACGCCGATCTTTGCGCGCGTGGTGCGGGGGCCGACGCTGTCGCTCAAGCGCCGTGATTTTGTTGACGCGGCGCGCACTTTTGGCAGCTCGCAGCGCTACATCATGAGCCGGCATCTGCTGCTCAATCTCGTCGCGCCGCTAACCGTGCAAGTGACCTTGGCGCTGGCCTGGGCCCTTCTTACCGAAGCGGGCCTGAGCTTCCTTGGCCTCGGCACGCAGCCCCCGGCACCCTCGCTGGGACTGATGATGAGCGAGGCACGCAATCTGATGCAGCAGGCGCCGTGGCTCCTGGCCTTCCCGGGCCTCACCATCATGCTCGGTATTCTGGGCTTCAACCTCTTCGGAGACGCCTTGCGCGATATTCTCGATCCCAAGAGCCAGGGGAGAGCATCATGACTTCGCTTCTCTCTGTACGGGACCTTAAGGTCGGCTTCGGTAAATCGGCGGCCGAAAACCCGGTGGTCAAGGGTGTTAGTTTCGAGCTCAAGGCGGGTGAAACCCTTGCCATTGTGGGCGAGAGCGGTTCGGGCAAATCGGTGACGTCGCTGTCGATCAACCGGCTTGTCGATTTCGGCGGTGGCCGGATTGTTGGCGGGTCGATGGATCTGCAACGCGCGGATGGGTCGGTGCTCGACCTCATCGCTGCGGGCGAAGATGTGCTCACGGGCATTCGCGGTAGCGAGATCGCCATGATCTTCCAGGAGCCGATGACCTCGCTCAATCCGGTGCACACCATCGGGCAGCAGATCGAGGAAGCCTTCCGGCTCAACCGCGGGCTCGAAGGTGCGGCGGCCAAGAAGGCGGCGCAGGAAGCGCTGGAGCGCGTGCGTATTCCCGACGCGGCGGAGCGCTTGAAATATTATCCGCACCAGCTTTCGGGCGGCATGCGCCAACGCGTGATGATCGCCATGGCGCTGGCCGGAAATCCGCGTCTGCTGATCGCTGACGAGCCGACCACGGCGCTCGATGTGACGGTGCAGGCCCAGATCATGGCGCTGCTGGCCGAGCTCAAGACCGAACTCAACATGGCGATGATCTTCATCACCCATGACATGGGGCTCGTCGCCGGCATCGCGGACCAGATCATGGTGATGCAGCATGGGCTGGCCGTGGAGCAGGGGCCTACGGACGAAGTACTCGACAATCCGCAGCATGAGTACACCAGGCATCTGCTCAACGCAGTGCCGCATTTTGATGGCGGCACCTCAATCCGGCGGGACCAGCCGGCAGGCGAGCGCAAGCCGGTAGTGGCGGTCGAGAATTTGACCGTGCGCTTCCCAACGGGCAGCGGGTTTTTCGCCAAGAACAAGGGCGCGATCCACGCCGTTGAAGGGGTGGATTTCGATCTGGTGGCCGGGGAAACCCTTGCCATTGTTGGCGAAAGCGGCTCGGGGAAATCGACGACCGCGCGGGCTATTCTCGGGCTGGTCGAGGCGACCCGCGGCAAGATTGAAACCGCGCCTGGCAAGTCCAACCGGCCGGTGCAGATGGTGTTCCAGGACCCGTTTGCTTCGCTCAACCCGCGGCTCAATGTCGAAAGCCTGATGGCCGAGCCGGCGATCGCGGCGGGGCAGCGCGTGGACGACAAATTGCGCGAACGCATGGTGTTCCTGCTCGAGCGCGTGGGGCTTTCGGCCGATGTGCTGGAGCGCTACCCGCACCAGTTTTCGGGCGGGCAGCGGCAGCGCCTCTGCATTGCGCGGGCGCTGATGCTGAACCCGGATGTGGTGGTGCTGGACGAGGCGGTGTCGGCGCTGGACGTGTCGGTGCAGGCGCGTGTGCTCGATCTTCTGATTGATCTGCAACACGAATTTGGTCTCGCCTATCTCTTCATCTCGCACGACATGGCCGTGGTGGAGCGCATCGCGCACCGCGTGGCGGTGATGTATGCCGGGCAGGTGGTGGAGATCGGGGCAGCCGAGGCAGTGCTAGCGCGGCCGCACCATTCCTATACCAAGCGGCTGATCGCAGCCGTGCCGGGCATGGAGCGGCGGCGGCAGCGCTATGATGTCGACACCACGGCCGTGCCCTCGCTGATCCGTCCGAAGGGATACGAGCCAAAGCTCGCCAGCTGGGTCGAGGTGGGTGAGGATCATCTGGCAAGGGCGGAAAGCTGATGCACGACAAGTTTGACAGGGCCTTTAGCCTTCTGGCCGATGCCGTCGCTGCCGGAAAAATCCCCGGCGGCGTGCTCGGCCATGTCGATGGCGCGGGCAATCGGATGGTGCGCGCCATTGGCGAGGCGCAGAAAGTGCCGGCGTCGCGCCCGATCAGCGAAGACATTTGGTTTGACCTCGCCTCGCTGACCAAGGTGCTGTTCACGACGCCGAAAATTCTCGAGCTGGCCAATGCGGGCACGATTGATCTTGATGCGCCGCTGACTTCGGTCATTCCGGACTTTGCGCAGTACAATGCTGACAATTGGCAGCGCAAAATCACCTTCCGGCAGTGCCTCGGGCACCAGACGCCGTTTCCGGGGGTGTTTCCGCTCTATACCTATGGGAGCGACCCCAACCTCTTGCGGCATTTCGTGCTGCAGCGGGACTGGCCGGCGGGGCCATCGGTCTATTCGGATATCAATTATATCCTGCTCGGCATTGCCATTGAGCGGCTGGCGGGCACGAGCATCCGCAATATCGCGCCACGGGATGGCTTTGCCTGGGGCGCGGCGCCTGACACGGCCGCGGCCACCGAATATTGCGCCTGGCGGGGTCGAGTGCTCTGCGGGGAAGTGCATGACGAGAACTGCTCGGCGCTGCAGGGGGCTGGCCATGCCGGGCTCTTCGGTACCGTTTCGGCTGTGCTCGATTTCGGCCATGACGCGCTGACCGCCACCGGAGACTTTGCCAAGGCGGTCGAGCTGATGCGCACGCCGGTGTTTGGCCGCCGGACGCATGGCTGGGAGCGGCCCTATGAGGGGTGGTCGGGGGGCGAGCTCGCTTCCAAAGCAACAATCGGCCACACCGGCTTTACCGGGACCGGGCTCTGGATCGATTTCGAGCGCGGCCACTCGTGGACGCTGCTCACCAATCGCGTTCAC is from Devosia sp. SD17-2 and encodes:
- a CDS encoding serine hydrolase domain-containing protein — encoded protein: MHDKFDRAFSLLADAVAAGKIPGGVLGHVDGAGNRMVRAIGEAQKVPASRPISEDIWFDLASLTKVLFTTPKILELANAGTIDLDAPLTSVIPDFAQYNADNWQRKITFRQCLGHQTPFPGVFPLYTYGSDPNLLRHFVLQRDWPAGPSVYSDINYILLGIAIERLAGTSIRNIAPRDGFAWGAAPDTAAATEYCAWRGRVLCGEVHDENCSALQGAGHAGLFGTVSAVLDFGHDALTATGDFAKAVELMRTPVFGRRTHGWERPYEGWSGGELASKATIGHTGFTGTGLWIDFERGHSWTLLTNRVHPTRHFDSGIFALRRAVSDCINAK
- a CDS encoding ABC transporter substrate-binding protein → MTFKFSRTVLAGLTAALVASVGVVLPAQAANLRMAWAQDAAGLDPHTQPAFSSLRLLELIYEPLVRHDAALDVVPAIAESWTFSDDGLTLTFKLDPNAKFSDGAQVTAEDVKASFERLLDEATAAVARSNFLSISSIEVTDPATVVFTLSQPDAPILVAMASINAAILPAKAIAEGSIATTTLGSGPFVLDSWEPNSREVLSVNPNWAGGEIAYDGITISVLPDETAILASLRAGQTDFALINDPLVATLVPNEANLQLNAVPGLAYNVLQLNPARAPMDNLKVRQAISCAVDRQDVLDTALVGEGKVTGPLTMPAYAVDPSTLFCYEQDIEKAKALMAESGVDGFTAKVIAATGEPPVASAEAQVLQSQLAEIGVKLEIELMELSVYVDRWLAGDFDMAVAQNGGRADPYPMYNRYFTKEGNLQKVSNFADDEIDSLLQQGRVETDLAKRKEIFAKFEQRITELAPWVWLSTSNTYTAQLKTLSGFEPSATGTLFGLTKVTLGQ
- a CDS encoding ABC transporter permease, with protein sequence MRILKAIAAHPTGRIGAAIILVYLILAVCGSFGFTPHDPIQQFRVDRLKPPNETYLMGTDLFGRDTASRLMAGIGQSFVIAFASVGLATLLGTIIGLLAGWWGGWLDGVFMRSMDVLLAFPAILLALLIIAIVGPGTMTSVVAIASVYTPIFARVVRGPTLSLKRRDFVDAARTFGSSQRYIMSRHLLLNLVAPLTVQVTLALAWALLTEAGLSFLGLGTQPPAPSLGLMMSEARNLMQQAPWLLAFPGLTIMLGILGFNLFGDALRDILDPKSQGRAS
- a CDS encoding ABC transporter ATP-binding protein — encoded protein: MTSLLSVRDLKVGFGKSAAENPVVKGVSFELKAGETLAIVGESGSGKSVTSLSINRLVDFGGGRIVGGSMDLQRADGSVLDLIAAGEDVLTGIRGSEIAMIFQEPMTSLNPVHTIGQQIEEAFRLNRGLEGAAAKKAAQEALERVRIPDAAERLKYYPHQLSGGMRQRVMIAMALAGNPRLLIADEPTTALDVTVQAQIMALLAELKTELNMAMIFITHDMGLVAGIADQIMVMQHGLAVEQGPTDEVLDNPQHEYTRHLLNAVPHFDGGTSIRRDQPAGERKPVVAVENLTVRFPTGSGFFAKNKGAIHAVEGVDFDLVAGETLAIVGESGSGKSTTARAILGLVEATRGKIETAPGKSNRPVQMVFQDPFASLNPRLNVESLMAEPAIAAGQRVDDKLRERMVFLLERVGLSADVLERYPHQFSGGQRQRLCIARALMLNPDVVVLDEAVSALDVSVQARVLDLLIDLQHEFGLAYLFISHDMAVVERIAHRVAVMYAGQVVEIGAAEAVLARPHHSYTKRLIAAVPGMERRRQRYDVDTTAVPSLIRPKGYEPKLASWVEVGEDHLARAES
- a CDS encoding ABC transporter permease, giving the protein MNYLARRLLTFPLILIGVSLLVFFSIRMIPGDAITAMLGTESGLLTPAQRQALAVYFGIDQPVIVQYGRWLAGVVQGDLGISVTHGRSVMTIILERFPLTLQMALMSMVIALAIGIPAGVLAATRAEKSTDVVVRIFAMLGQSTPGFVVGLVIIYVLSVYFGYIPTMGSFVPFWVDPMANLAQLIFPAVTLGFAFAASVTRISRSAMLDVLSDDYIRTARAKGVPKRNVIWRHALPNALIPVVTLSGVEFGYLLGGAVIVEQIFALPGLGRLTLEAIGQRDYALVQGCVLFIAFNFLVVNLLVDLAYAALDPRIRLGAR
- a CDS encoding M23 family metallopeptidase, giving the protein MRLLPIIFAMMSVAPAIGQQPALEQGQAAAEAFVSGALPELWDDMSASMQEVFGGLAGLEQFQIGVTTSFGEELEVLSENVAPSGALSVYTRVSRWSLSETPLIIQLAIAPEGEIDGFLVQPEPQLAESEYLDYETKAELSLPFKGEWFVVWGGRTLEANYHAANREQRFAMDALIMRDGKTHAGEASVLENYYCWDEPILSPGKGTLVAVVSDLPDNPIGETDAANPAGNHVVIDLGNSEFAFLGHMREGSISLEVGDEVTTGQELGRCGNSGNTSEPHLHLHLQTTTDLTDGEGLPAFFVNYTADGKPVERGEPQAGQFVSGAFDRP